A region from the Silene latifolia isolate original U9 population chromosome 7, ASM4854445v1, whole genome shotgun sequence genome encodes:
- the LOC141592962 gene encoding DNA-directed RNA polymerases IV and V subunit 4-like: MAEIGGTGYSLGKAGSSKDDDSANKSSKARKVQFTDQGDPLKTGKGGKSSIPKEVKYELNLQSELPKNAQCVMDCEAADMLLGIQEQMVFLSRDPTIKLPISFDRGLQFAKTGARYSDPGTVRHVLEDLKMHGATDGEICVIANACPETIDEVFALLPSLKAKKTEITEPLKDVLPKVIKAKLQSDGFDD; the protein is encoded by the exons ATGGCAGAAATAGGAGGAACGGGTTATTCTCTGGGTAAAGCAGGAT CTTCGAAGGATGATGATTCTGCTAATAAGTCGAGCAAGGCGAGGAAAGTTCAATTCACTGATCAAG GCGATCCTCTAAAGACGGGTAAAGGTGGCAAGAGCTCTATTCCAAAAGAAGTCAAATATGAACTCAATCTTCAGTCAG AACTTCCTAAGAACGCCCAGTGTGTGATGGACTGTGAGGCCGCTGATATGTTACTTGGAATTCAGGAGCAGATGGTGTTTCTTTCTCGGGATCCGACTATTAAGCTTCCTAT TTCCTTTGACAGGGGCTTACAATTTGCCAAAACTGGAGCGCGGTATTCTGATCCCGGGACAGTTAGACACGTTCTCGA GGATCTCAAAATGCATGGTGCTACTGATGGCGAG ATATGTGTAATTGCCAATGCTTGCCCTGAGACTATTGACGAGGTTTTTGCTCTACTTCCTTCCTTGAAG GCCAAGAAAACTGAGATCACTGAACCACTGAAAGATGTCTTACCAAAGGTGATTAAGGCGAAGTTACAGTCAGACGGTTTTGATGACTAG